One genomic segment of Mytilus trossulus isolate FHL-02 chromosome 4, PNRI_Mtr1.1.1.hap1, whole genome shotgun sequence includes these proteins:
- the LOC134714861 gene encoding neuronal acetylcholine receptor subunit alpha-10-like, whose product MLRDIGYGILCFLSISTFMTVVSTEYQICINKTTPMLTDEQRLYMVLMNNYDSNTRPVFNASQPVNVTIGITLTQIFDVDEKNQVITTNIWLDQSWIDEKIKWDPKDYNGLTVLRMPCKSLWLPDIVTYNSAEDYTDGYMEALAMVSHDGSVFWPPIVKLRSTCFIDITYYPFDDQICKMKMGSWAYDGFQVDVFNSKKGIDLSNFVSNGEWELVGVKSVRNVITYTCCPEPFPDVTFMLHIRRRTLYYTYNVIIPCIMLSILTLLGFWMRPDSGEKVTLGLTVLLAFSVFMLLIADNMPATSNFVPLIGIYLTTVMSLTSVSVILAVVTSNINQRGFREVDVPRWFRKCVIGLGRVMCFQMIHLTNETPEDIQMIPLHIKGYTHTMKNTFSNDSGCSLIEYENGDCHLNNQNQQNQQNQKMTSTQCNTREGNWELEEILRRLKILIDKDDEKDRVDFYSKRWIEAAEVIDRFFFIIFIIGTTLSSVLLLVVMPMIKSVSIEGEIPVL is encoded by the exons AATATCAGATTTGTATTAATAAGACAACTCCAATGTTAACAGACGAACAGAGGTTGTATATGGTATTAATGAATAATTATGATAGCAATACCAGACCAGTATTTAATGCTTCACAACCAGTTAACGTTACCATTGGAATTACACTAACACAGATATTTGATGTG GACGAAAAGAATCAAGTCATAACTACAAATATATGGCTAGATCAG AGTTGGATAGATGAAAAGATAAAATGGGATCCAAAAGACTATAATGGGTTAACAGTATTAAGGATGCCATGTAAAAGTCTGTGGTTACCAGATATCGTTACATACAACAG TGCTGAGGACTATACTGATGGTTATATGGAAGCGCTTGCTATGGTATCCCATGACGGATCGGTGTTCTGGCCTCCAATTGTTAAACTCAGGAGTACATGTTTTATTGACATCACATACTATCCTTTTGATGATCAgatatgtaaaatgaaaatgggaTCATGGGCATACGATGGATTTCAAGTTGATGTATTTAATAGTAAAAAGGGGATCGACTTGTCGAATTTTGTCAGTAATGGCGAATGGGAACTTGTAGGTGTCAAGTCGGTTCGAAATGTTATAACGTATACATGTTGCCCTGAACCATTTCCGGATGTTACGTTTATGCTACATATTCGTCGAAGAACATTGTACTACACATATAATGTCATAATTCCATGCATTATGTTATCAATACTCACTTTACTTGGATTCTGGATGCGACCTGACAGTGGTGAAAAGGTCACACTCGGATTGACTGTGCTACTTGCCTTTTCTGTGTTTATGTTACTTATTGCAGACAATATGCCAGCCACATCGAATTTTGTTCCTTTAATag gGATTTATCTTACTACAGTGATGAGTTTAACATCAGTCTCTGTTATATTAGCTGTAGTGACATCAAATATTAATCAGAGAGGATTTCGTGAAGTGGATGTTCCGCGATGGTTTCGAAAGTGTGTTATTGGTTTAGGACGTGTAATGTGTTTCCAAATGATACATTTAACTAACGAAACTCCCGAGGATATACAAATGATCCCATTACATATAAAAGGATACACTCATACAATGAAGAACACATTTTCAAACGATTCTGGGTGTAGTTTGATTGAATATGAAAATGGCGACTGTCATCTGAATAATCAGAATCAGCAAAAtcagcaaaatcaaaagatgacTTCAACACAGTGTAATACCAGAGAAGGTAACTGGGAACTTGAGGAGATACTACGTcgattaaaaatattaattgataaAGATGATGAAAAGGATAGGGTTGATTTTTATTCCAAACGATGGATTGAAGCCGCTGAAGTCATTGACAGGTTCTTTTTCATTATATTCATAATCGGAACAACTTTATCTTCTGTGCTACTTTTAGTTGTTATGCCTATGATCAAATCAGTCAGTATCGAAGGCGAAATTCCAGTTTTATAG